Proteins co-encoded in one Alphaproteobacteria bacterium PA2 genomic window:
- the thiL gene encoding thiamine-phosphate kinase has product MSGPEEAPDEFSQIAELFRPLTRGAPGALGLLDDAAVIPSRPGWDLVVTKDAMVCGVHFRPDEDPEQIAQRLMRANLSDLAAKAAEPFGYFLMTAWSGDFGWEKRQAFAHGLARDGELFNVSLLGGDTVATPGPLTLSMTALGWVPAGQMVRRDSAQIGDLVVVSGPIGDGWLDWGLGQGPHIPVPRLDLREKLRGFATSSADISDGLIADAGHLAKASGHGMRLDLARMPLSPQGFAWTEAQPDAALARLRLATAGDDYQLVCTVGPADAGRLGLTIIGEVTEEGFEVLVEDRRMEAGSGGWTHS; this is encoded by the coding sequence ATGTCCGGGCCTGAGGAAGCGCCCGACGAGTTCAGCCAGATTGCTGAACTCTTCCGGCCTCTGACCCGGGGCGCGCCGGGGGCGCTTGGGCTCCTGGACGACGCGGCGGTGATTCCCTCCCGGCCCGGCTGGGATCTGGTGGTCACCAAGGACGCCATGGTCTGTGGCGTTCATTTCAGGCCTGACGAGGATCCGGAGCAGATAGCCCAACGGCTGATGAGAGCCAATCTCTCAGACCTGGCCGCAAAGGCCGCTGAACCCTTCGGCTACTTTCTCATGACGGCCTGGTCAGGGGACTTCGGCTGGGAAAAGCGCCAGGCTTTTGCCCACGGTCTTGCCCGTGACGGCGAGCTTTTCAATGTAAGCCTGTTGGGCGGCGATACGGTCGCAACTCCAGGGCCTCTGACCCTCTCGATGACGGCCCTTGGATGGGTCCCCGCCGGCCAGATGGTGCGGCGTGATTCGGCGCAGATCGGTGACCTGGTGGTTGTAAGCGGCCCGATTGGCGACGGCTGGCTGGATTGGGGGCTGGGGCAGGGCCCCCATATCCCGGTTCCGCGACTGGATCTTCGCGAGAAACTCCGCGGGTTTGCAACCTCTTCGGCGGACATATCGGATGGACTGATTGCGGACGCAGGGCATCTGGCGAAGGCGAGCGGTCACGGAATGCGCCTGGATCTGGCCAGGATGCCACTTTCTCCCCAAGGGTTTGCATGGACAGAGGCGCAGCCGGATGCAGCGCTTGCGCGACTGCGACTTGCAACGGCCGGAGATGACTATCAGCTGGTCTGCACGGTCGGGCCGGCTGATGCGGGCCGGCTGGGCCTGACCATCATCGGTGAAGTCACCGAGGAAGGGTTTGAGGTCCTGGTGGAGGATCGGCGAATGGAGGCGGGGTCCGGAGGATGGACCCATTCCTGA